The Candidatus Brocadiia bacterium genome includes the window GTAAGTTATTAATGCTGAGCCGTTAGCCAACTGGGCTAAATGGCCGGTCTCGATAATGAATTTTTTGTCGCCCAGCTCCGTTGTTACTTTAAATGGTTGCATACTAAATCCTTGTTTCCTTTCTTTGATTGGTAAGCTGATTCCAGCACGAGGCTGATGGCCGTCTGTCGGACGGACAGTCGCCTATGGAGGAAAGCTGAATATTATGGTTTAATTTAATAAACGAGGTTTGATAATATCCAAGCCTACTCAAATCATCCACATTATTTTCTGATACCAAGCTGTTTAATCAGCTTCTGATACCTGACCGGATCTTGCTTGGACAGGTATTTGAGGAGTGCCGAACGCTTGCCGATAATCACGAGGAGCCCGCGGCGAGAGTTATTATCCTTGGGGTGGCGTTTGAAATGCTCGGTCAGTTCATTTATCCACTCCGTCCAGATAGCTACCTGGACTTCTGGCGAGCCGGTGTCGTTCTTGTGCACCTGGTACTTCTTTACAACATCTTGTTTCTTTTCTATCGTTAATGGCATAAGGTGCAATTAAACGAATATTTAAAATAATGTCAAGGAAATAATGAGAAATCTGCCAAAAACCAGGAATAGCGCCAGACCCGGATTATGAGTCACTTAAATTGACAATTTTAGGTTCGAATACTATAAATTGATAAACAGGGATTATGAAAGAAGAAATATTTGACAATGATTTCTTAAAGCGGTTGGAGGCCATCAAGCAGATGCTTAAAAAAGTTCTGATGGCTGGCACGGCCGGCGAGCGGGTATCTCGTCAGAAGGGCGGACGGGTGGAGTTTCTGGACCATCGGGGCTATTCGGCCGGAGACGAAACAAGGTATATCGACTGGAACCTGTTCGGGCGGACGGAGAAGTTGTATGTAAAGGAGTTTGCCAGCGAGCAGTCGAGGCCGGTGTATGTTCTGGTAGACAATTCTGAGTCAATGCGTGACAAGTCAGTTTATGCCAAGCAACTGGCAGTGGTAATGGGATATGCTGGACTGGTTCTGGGTGGCGACGTGAAATTTGGGTTGTTCCCCGGGTCAGACGGACGGATAATTTTATCGACGGTATTCAGGGCTGATAAAGATTTGTCAAAACTGCTGGGGTTTGTCGGGAAACAGCCGGCAGCCGGCCGGACAGATATTGGTTCGGCTTTAAGCCAGATGGACAAATCCCTGGTCAGGAAGGGGTTATTGATATTAGTTTCTGACCTGCTGGAGGATGATTCCAGATCTGCGCATGACGCGCTTATCAGGTTCATTAAACGCGGGTTTCAGGTTAATGTGATGCATGTGATATCTGAGCCGGAGGCGAATCCGGCGTTTGGCGGCCGGGCGGTTCTGCACGACGCCGAGACTGGCGAGTCGCGGCTGATAAAAATGGATAAGTCGGTCAAGGACGCTTACCAGAAACGGTTAGCCGGATATTCGGATGAGTGGAAGAGTTTTTCTCATCAGCATGATATACAATATTTTTACGTTAGGACCTCGACTCCGCTGGAAGATATAGTTGTGAACTTCCTTAAGGCGGGCGGGCTGTTAAGATGATTATTAATAGTGATTGAAATATGATATTTCAGAATCCGCTATGGTTATTGGGTTTGCTGGTTACGCCGCTGGTGGTCTGGCTAGTCTGGATGTATAAGCGGCCGATACATCTTTTGGTGAGCAGTGTCATACTCTGGCGTAAACTGCCTGACGCCGAGACTTCGTCCAGAACGCGCTGGCAGTGGGTTCTTTCGATGGTATGCTATGTATTGGTTGTTGTTTTACTGGTGCTGGCCCTGGCGCAGCCGGGTATTTATTTGAATCAAGAAACGCCCAGGCATGTTATTGTTCTGATTGATAATTCGGTTAGCATGAGCAGCTTTGTATCCGATACCGACAAGTCGAGATTGAGCATTGTCCAGGAGAAGATTGAAGATGTTCTGTCCAGATTAAACCAGAGCGATACGGTTTCTGTAGTTCATTTGCAGGGTGCGCTTAATGGTTTAAACAAGCAATCAGCTGTTGAATACTTAAAGGATATAAAATTTGCTAAGATAGGCGGTAATTTTGATGAATTGATAAAACAGATTAATTCATCCATTATCGCGGAAAGCAAGAAGAAGCTTTTGTCTTTGATAATTTGCTCTGATAAAATGCCGCCGGAGGAAGTACTTGGTCTATTATCTTTTAAACCATTATTTATCTTGGTGGGAGGACCATCGAATAATAAGGCAATTATTAAAGCCAACGACTCACCGACTCCCAATAAGCCGGGCTTTGTTGATATATTTGCTATGGTTAGGAATTATTCCGGATTAAGCGCCTATTTTCCGGCGGAACTATATGATAATGATGGCAAAATAATAAGCAGCATTAATGTAAATATACCGGCCGGGGGTGAATATCCGATAGTATTTTCGGATATTCCGGACAAACAGAAAGAATATACGATAAGGATTAATATTAGAGATGAGTTGATGGCTGATAATGAGGTTCGAGTGTGGGTTGGGGAAAAAGGATTGAAGATATGCTTAATCGGGGCTAAGAATGAAGCAGTATTAAAGGCATTGGTGGCGGCGAATGGAGCAGGCCAGGTTAATTACATCAGTTATGACCAATTTGTTCTGATCTCAGCTTTGGATATGGATAAGTATGATTTGTGTATATTTAATGATATAATGCCCGGGGTGTTGCCCGCACGAAGCGTGATTATAAACCCTCCTGACGGTAAGAACTTCGGGAGAGAATTGCAGTTATTATATGATGTATCCGGGTTAATCACGCCAACTAACCTTGCGATAACAGATCAGACCGCCCCGATATTTACTTGTGTTAATTTAGATAATATCCATGTTAAAAGCGCGAAGCGCTTGATGATAAATGACCGTGATCATTTTAAGCCTTTGGTGAAAAGCATGGATGATGTTATAGTGGGCGAATTTTCTAAAGATGGAAAGTATTGCCTGATAATCGGGTTTGATGTAGAATGGAATAAAGATAGTAATTGGGCGTTAATGACTTCTTTTCCGATATTCTGGGCTAATATAGTAAATAAAATAAAAAGTGAAGGGTTGGATATAGGGGCAGTTTATGGAGAAGATGAATCTAATAACAGCGGTAATTCGAGAAATGATTTAGAGCAGGTTTTTTTTGGCAGTCAAGAGAAGGAACTGGTTCAAAAAGAACTGGGTTGGTACCTGATGATGATGACGTGCGTGGTGATTGTAACAGCTTGGATATTAGAATGAGCAGTATGTTAGCACCTAAAAAAATAAAGTCTATCTTGGTATTAAGATTAGGTGGTATAGGCGACGTGGTTATGGCCACGCCGGTCTTTAGAGCATTAAAGGCTCATTTTTCTAATGCTCGCATCACTCTGTTATCCGAAGAGCCGGGGGCTGAGGTGGTTCGGGGAGCGCCTTATGTGGACGAGCTTCTGCCTTTCCGTGAGTTGTATACTTACCGCAGGAAAAGCCTGATGGCTTTACCGATGAATATCAAGTCTTTTATAGAAGAACTTCGATTAGCTAAAACGTTGCTTCAGCGGCGATATGATATATTTGTAGATTTGCATATGCTTTATGGTTTTAAGAATGCGATTCGGCCGATGATGATTGGCTGTTTTAGCCGGGCTCCGATTAGAGTCGGGTTGGATACGGATAGGCACTCATTATTGATGAATATACGCGTTCCAGACAGCGCATTTAGGATGAGGCATCTTGTAGATCGGTCATTAGATGTTATTGGGGCGCTGGGCGTCGATACTAGTAACCGCCAGACTGAAGTCTGGATAACTGAAGCAGATCGTAAGTTCGCGCGGGAATTACTCGATAAGAACATTGATTTAAATGACAAGTTATTAATCGGAATTCATGCTGGCGCAAACCCTTGGGCTTTAGTCAGACAGAGTTGGCCGCTGGAACGATTCGCCGCTGTCGCGGATATTTTGTCAGAGAAGTATGGCGCTAAAATTGTTTTTACGGGAGGGCGTTCGGAGATATCACTTATTGAGCAGGCAACATTATTAATGAAAAAGAAGCCGTTTATTGCAGCTGGGCTGACTACGCTTAAACAGGCGGCCGCATTAATGGAGCGATGCCATCTTTTTATAAGTAATGATACTGGTCCTATGCATATGGCTGTAGCCATGAAAACGCCGACCATTGGAATCTTTGGTCCGGGTAACTGGCCGGCCTTAGGTACGTATGCGCCGGAAACTAATTTTATAATGGTCCGCAAAGATATAGATTGCTGGCCTTGCCACAACTTGAAATGCGCTACCCGCGCCTGCATGGAACGGATAGCTGTAGATGATGTCGTTAGTGCGGCAGGTAAACAAATTTCTAAATTATATGCTAACAAATTCGGGAAATAGACGTAGGAAAATTGTTTATGTCATTACCCGTTTGATAAGAGGTGGGGCGCAGAAGGTTTGTTTTGATATTATAGCATCACTTAAAGATAAATATGACATTACGCTTATTAGCGGAACTGAAACCGGAGTTGAGGGGTCACTCTGGGTAGAGTTTAAGTCTATATCTAACATTAATATAAGGCAGTTAGCCCAATTAGTTCGTGGTATTGCTCCTTTCAAAGATACGATAGCATTAATCAGATTATACTGGTTTTTCCGCAGCTATAATCCGGACGTTGTGCATTGTCATACCTCTAAGGCTGGGTTTTTAGGATGTTTGGCGGCAAAACTTACCGGAGTCCCCAATATTATTTGGTCGCCACATGGACATATATTTTCTGCTGATGCTCAAATCCCTCAGGTAACCGGACTATCAATGAGTATTTTTTACTGGTTTTGGAAATTAACCTGTTGGTGTAGCAATACAGTTATTGCTCTTACTGAGTCTGACAAGAAGGACCAAGTTATGTTGGGTTTAGCACCGGACAAGAAATTCCGAGTTGTTTATAATGGTTTAGATGCTCTGGTCAATGGGGCGGATAAGATACCAGAAATAAAAGGCCAGCCAATTCTTGGTGTAATAGGACGGCTTAGTCCGGAAAAAGGGCAGGAATATCTTTTGAAGGCCATAAGTATTCTTAAACCCCAATACCCTCAAATTAATTTATTAGTGGTTGGTGATGGTGGTCAGAGAAAATATCTGCACTCAGTTTCAGAGCAATTACAGATAACATCATTGGTAACATTTACCGGACTTGTCGAAAATATTCATCCTTTCGTGAGTAAAATGGATATAGTGGTTTTGCCATCACTTTATGAGTCATTTGGGCTGGTTTTGCTAGAGGCGATGGCGATGAAGAAGCCGGTGATTGCTTCAAATGTAAATGGCATTCCAGAGATAGTCGAAAACGGTAAAAGCGGGATACTGGTTGCTCCGCGAGATGCGCAAGCATTGGCTGTGGCAATACAAAAGCTGATAGATAATCCCGTTTTAGCTAATACGATGGGGCAGAATGGCTTTGATAGATTTATTAAGTTGTTTACCAGGGAGCAGATGATTGTTAAAATAAAAACTATTTATGGCCATTAAGCGGCTAAAGAAGTCAATAAATAATTTCCCAGAAAATCCTGGTATTTATATAATGAGGGATAGGAGAAATGATATTATTTATGTGGGTAAAGCAAAAAGCCTCAAGCATCGCGTGGCAAACTACTTCAGTAAAGCACTGGACAATAAAACTTTTGCTTTGATGAGCCGGGTGAAGAATATCGAATACAAGATTGCTGGTTCGGAAATTGAAGCTTTGCTTTTAGAGGCACGGTTAGTGCGGGATGAGCAGCCGAAATATAATGTACGTTTACGGGATGACAAGTCATTTCCGGGTATTGCCATAAGCAAAGAAAAATTTCCTCGCGTATTTATTGTGCGAGAGTATGGCATAGAAAAGAACAAGAATATAGAGTATTTTGGGCCATTTGTGAACATTAAAAATCTTCGGGTTGTTCTAAAAGTGCTTCAGCGTGTATTTAGGTTTCGAGTTTGTCGGCAAATGGATAATAAAAAAGGTTGTTTATTGCACCATATTGATTTATGTGCCGCACCATGTCTGAAGAGAATTAGTTCATCAGACTACCAATCTAGTATCAGTTTATTAAAGCAGTTTTTAAATGGTAGTTTGGATAATTATAAATCAGGTTTATTAAATAAGCTAAAGAATGACAAGTCGCGGGGGAGGCCAGAATTAATTACTAGATGTCGGCATCAGACGGATATTTTAAAAAGAATAGCGCAAAATAGTTTGCCTGGAGAACAAATGCTTAATTCTGATAAATTATCAGGAATTAAGGCTATTCAATGTGCACTAAAAATGGATCAATTGCCAAGATTTATGGCCGCTATCGATATTTCTGATATCAAAGGCACTGCGGCTGTTGGTGCAATAGTTACATTTTATGATGGGCTGCCTTACAAGGATGGGTACCGGCGTTACCGCATTAAGACCGCAATAGAAGGGCAGGCGGATGATTATTATAGAATAAAAGAAGTTATTACTCGTTACATCCAGCGACAGCTTAATGAAAAAAATAGTTTTCCGGATATTATTTTAATAGATGGTGGTAAGGGGCACCTAAATACTGTAATAGAAGTGCTCTACAACATTAAGGACAGGACAAAGCTTCCGATTTTTATAGCTTTAGCGAAGAAGAACGAAAAATTATATACATTTGAAAATGGTAAAATTAAAGAGATTAGTATTTCCGAAAAAGGTATGAAAATATTCCAGTATCTACGCGATGAAGCGCACCGTTTTGCTCAGGCATATCATCATTTGCTTCGACGTAAAGCGTTAATAAAGGGGTCTCTATGAAAATATTAGGTGGTTCAGCCAAAGGAATGAATTTATTTTCTCTTGATGACAACAGTGTGCGTCCGGCCTTAGCCCGAATGCGTAACTCTCTTTTTAATATAATGGCTCCAATCATTCCTGGAACGGTTTGTTTAGACCTTTTTGCAGGTACGGGTGCGTTGGGGTTGGAGGCTTTAAGTCGCGGTGCTGATTTCTGCATATTTTCAGAGAATAACCGAAGATGTTTTGACGTACTGAGTAGAAATATAGCTAAACTTAAGGTTAATGATAAATCTCAAGTGCTTTTTATTAATGCTTTTAGTATTAGTGAACATCTTGCATCAAATAGATTGATAGATGTTATTTTTGTTGACCCCCCGTATAAATACTATAATGATAATTTAATACGGCCAAGGCTAATAGAACTTTTAGACTCTTTGGTAGAAAAAGGTCTGGTTAATCCGGATGGGAGGGTGATTGTAGAGCATTCCCAAAAGCAATTCAGTGATGCAGAATTTAAAATGCTGGTTTTATATGATATTAGAGAATACGGTCAAACCAAGCTATCTTTTTTCCATCCCAAAGCATAAACTTACGATATTTTTCAGCTCTATAATTGTTGCAATGTTTCTATTTGCTGCAGATTTAATAGGCGCAAGCAGCAATAATTATATTTATTTTGAGACCGATGAGGTTGTTAGCTATCTAAAAACAGCATCTGAATATGAGGCGAAAATGCAATGGCGTGAAGCTATTGAGCGTTATGAATTTTTAATTAAAAAATACCCGGAAGCACTTTGTTATATAAATGTTAATTGCTATGCCGGTATTAAACAATATTATATTCGGCGACTGCAATCCTATCCGATAGAAGGCCGGCAAATTTATAGAGATATGTTTGACGAAATTAGGCGAGTTGAATTCAAAAATGCCATCAATCAGTTCCGGGAATCAGGTGATATCAGGTCTGTTACTGAAATGATAAATGCGAATCCGCTGGGAGATGGTTTAATAGATGCTTCTATTCTAGCGGGAGACTATTTTGCTGAGTCCAACCAATATGATAAATCGATAAGGTATTATCGCATGGCCATTGAAAATTCCCACTGGCGTAACTTGAGTGCAGATAAAGCTGAAACTCGTCTTAAGCAAGGCTTTAGTTTGGAAAATATTATTGTGCCAGAGAAGATAACTGATCGGCTAAAGCTTGGGAGCAACAATGCCAATAATTTTGAGCCTCCGGATATACCTTTAGTTGCAAACCCTATGCTGGAATTATCCTGGTATTGCCCATTTGAAAGTATTAAGACGTTATTTTTAGCTAATAAAGAGAAAACCGGTAATCATGCAGATAACTCTATGAATACTGCTGAGCCGTCAAAGTTTTCTTTATGTTCCCCCTTGATGACAGATGGGAAAGCGTATATTAATGCTGGAATGTTTATTGCATCGGTGGAACTAGAGAGTGGTAAAATAGCCTCATTTTTTGCGCCAAGTTTAGCAGGAGGGCAAGCTAATTTTGGAAACATAAAAAATAATACAAGGATGATAATCAACGATTCGGGGAAAAGGCTTTATGCAACAATTTTTACTAAATCTAGGGAAGGGTTGTTGCTTGCTTTAAAAATACCAGAGCTTAAGGAGCTTTGGAGATCAAAGCTTAGTTTTAATGAAAGTGGAGTATCTGCCCCTTTATTTTATGGGGGAAATGTGTACTTGTGCGGATTTTTTAAAAATAATAATGAATGGCAGTTTTGCATGTTATGTTATGAAGCAGATACTGGGCATCTTATGTATAAAAAAAACATATATTCGCTTAATCGTGTCAGCAAAGGCATTCAAGGCAATTTGGTGGATGCATCCTGGATTGCCGAAAATAAAGGTTTTATTTACTTGCTTACCCCATCCGTTTTATCTGTTATAAATGCGGAAGATGGAGAAATAATGTGGGTGAATGATTACAACACAGCAGAAATTATTCAGTTATCAGAAGATTATTATGGGTTTGCTAAACAGATTACTGAGATCATGCGTAATCCTCCCATTATAAGAAGTGATATTGCAGTGGTGCAGTCAATATATTCTGGAAAGGTGTTTGGATTTGATATAGTCTCTGGTCGAATAAAATGGCAACAGGTGATTAATATTAACCGTACAACTGGGACTATGAAATATCAAAATCAAGATCGGCGAACACATGAATATGTGCCACGGACCGAAATTGTATCTATAATAGGTTGCGCAGGTGATACGGTTTTAATTCAAGGTGGCGATTTAATTGCCATAAATATAGAAAATGGAAAGATTGTTTGGAAGATATCAATGGAATCAATCTGTAACTGCTCGCTCAGCCAGAAAGTTTCAACTAATAATGATACAAAAATTAGCCCGGGATTTATAACCAATAGCCATGTATATTTCCCGGTAGAGCAGAGTATTATAATTCAAGATATTCCGCCAGGTAAATCTGAACCAATTGGTATGAAATTACCGGTAGGGCTAAACCAACCGGATTATTCTAACCGGGTAATACTTTGCCGTATTTCTGAAGGAATACTAGTTATATCAAACAAAGGTATTTGGCTTTATCGGATAAAACAGGGTTAATTGTCAGCCTGGTATTAAAGCGCCTTATCATAAAGTCGATATTTTTTGTAAAGCCGGGCGCCTAATGATTCAATCGTGCGATTCATCAAAACATTGTTTTCCAAGATCCACGATAACTCAGCTGCTTTGTACCCACGAGCCATCCCATTTTTTATAGTTTCCAAGTAAAATAGCACATCTATCCCGCGTTTTTGGTATTCAGGGATAATACCCATGGTAATTACCCGGACATTGTTAAATTTTTTAATATAAATATGCCAAAGCAGTTTAAATATGCCAAAAGGAAACAAACGTCCATTAATATGCTTGAGGGCCATATTAAAATTCGGTAATGCTAATGAAAAACCAGCCGGTTTACTTTGAACCTCAGCTATCAGTAAAAGAGACGGATCCACGATTTTTTTCATATCCTTTGCCATATATTCGAATTCTTCATCCGTCATGGGAACAAACCCCCAGTTATTGCTCCAGGCTTTATTATAAACCTCCTGGATGATTTTGATCTCTGTATCAAGGTGTTTCATATTAGCCCGGCGGACGGTAATCCTGAGATGAGACTTGACACGTTCTGCTACCCTAATCATTTTGTTGGGTATGACTAAAGTGTCATCGACATACCAGGCAAAAAGGTCTTTCGATTTTATTAATCCAGTATCGTCGAAAAGCCGCATATAATAACTCGGGTTATAAGTCATCATAAACATTGGTGGAGAGTCAAAGCCCTCTACGAGCAATCCGCAGGTTTCATTAGTAGAAAAATTCATCGGCCCTCGCATTATTTTCATACCCTTATTTTTAAGATATCCTGCAGCCGCAGTAAAGAGTTCTTGTGCTACAGCTTTATCGTTGATGCACTCAAACAAACCAAAGAATCCTGCTTGGTCATTATATAGTTTATTATGAGCTTCGTTAATAATAGCTGCAATACGGCCCAAGGGTTTCATTTCGTCAGAATACGCAACAAATAGCTGGACCTGGCCATGCCGATGGAATGGATGTATGTTAGGGGTGAGCAATTTTTTATCTTCGCTGATCAGGTTTGGGACCCAGTTTAGATTATCCTTATAGAGCCGGGCAGTCCAGGGTAAATATATAAAATCATGCCAAGGGTGGCAAGGAAGTTGTTTAACCGAGATCATATTTAAATTATACCCAGCTTCTTACCAGTTTTTACACATATTTCCATAACTTTATCTAATTCATTGTCTGTGTGGGTAGCCATATAGCTGGTTCGGATAAGAGATCCATCAGGTGGTACAGCCGGGCTGATAACAGGGTTTGCAAAAACCCCGTTATTGAAAAGTTGTTTCCAGAATTCAAAAGTAAGCATATCCTTGCCCAGAATTAACGGTATAATAGGAGTTTGAGTATGACCAATATTAAAACCCGAGGCCTTATAATTATGCTGCATCTTACGGGTAATCTGCCAAAGACGTTCGCGTCGATTAGGTTCTTTTATTAAGATGTCGAGGGCTGTCAATACGGTGGCTACAGCGGAAGGTGGCATACTAGCTGAAAATATTAATGCTCTTGAGAGGTGCTTAATATAACTAATGACTGGTTCTTCGCCGACAATAAATCCGCCTAGTGATGCAAATGATTTGCTGAACGTGCCCATAATCAAATCAACATCGCTTTCGATATTTAAATATTCGGCTGTTCCACGGCCGTTCTTGCCCAGAACGCCAATTCCATGAGCGTCGTCAACCATCAATCGAAAACCGTATTTTTTCTTTAGTTTTACAATGTCTGTTAAGTTTGCAATATCACCTTCCATGCTGAATACGCCGTCCACTATTACCAGTGCTGATTTTGGATTAGCTAGATCTTTAAGAATACGTTCCAAATCTTCAATGTCATTGTGCTTGTATTTTATTGTTCGGCCAAAGGATAGCCGGCATCCGTCTACGATGCTGGCGTGATCGGCACGGTCAATAATGACTGTATCATCTTTACCCACCAATGTAGATATTACACCTTGATTAGTTTGAAATCCTGTAGAGAAAACCAGGCAAACTGGTTTGTTCATAAACTGGGCAAGTTTAGATTCCAGTTCTTCATGAATATCGAGCGTCCCGTTTAGAAATCTTGAACCAGTACAGCCCGAACCGTATTTTTCTATAGCCTTTATAGCCGCTTCTTTAATTCGATTATCTTGGGTTAAGCCCAGGTAATTATTGGAGCCAATCATAATCATCTTTTTTCCGTCGATAATTACTTCTACATCGGCTCCGGATTGAATAGCTTTAAAATAAGGGTAATAGCCCTTTTCCTTAGCTTCTTTAGCTCTAGTATAATTGAAACATTTATTAAAGATATCCATAGACGATATTTTAAATATCAGAATAAGAAGAGAGGGTCAAGAAAAAAAGAGGGCTAAATTACTAACGTCTGTAAAGTTTGTCTGCTTTAAAAACGGGACCTTCATTACAAACAGTGGCCCAATCCCAGGAACCTGGTTTTTTAACAACTTTGCAAACGCATCCCCGGCATAGACCTATTCCGCAACCCATTCGGGATTCCATAGAGACTTGTGCCGGAATATTGTACTTCGTGACGATATTACAAATTGCATTTATCATTGGTATTGGCCCGCAGGAGTATATAACCGGTTTCCCATGTTGGCTATTAATGGTTTTATTAAGTAAATCAGTGACCATCCCTTTGATCCCGACTGAACCGTCTTCAGTAGCGACGTGGATATTTGTGGATAGCCGCTTGAAATCAGTTAAGCAATAAAGTTGATTTTTAGTCCGTGCCCCGAGCAGAACAGTTATATTATAGCATTTACTATGGACTAAGTATTTTAACAATAAGTGCAATCCGGCAATGCCGATACCTCCCCCGGCTAGGATAGCATGTCTTGTATTAGGAGTTAGCTTAAACCCTTTTCCTAAAGGTCCAAAAAGAGTTAGTTTTTTGCCTGGTTTCAATTGACGCATTAATTTTGTACCCTGACCAACTACTTGATATATAATTTCTATTTTTTTATTTTGCAAAACGTCATATATACTAAACGGACGGCGTAGAAGTAACTCATTATTAATTTTTAAATGGATGAATTGTCCTGGTTCGATTGTATTAAAGGCCTTGATATATAATTTTGAGTCTAATGATAGCATCATTCGGCCAGCGTTAGGCGAGATGGATTTATTATGTATAATTTGGGCGATAAAATTCATTATTTAGGGGAATTGGAAGTTCGCGCTTTCTTTAAGCCACCAATTATTCCATTTATCTATTGGTTCCTGTTGCTCTTTAATTGTTAAGTAATGCTTATATCCAAATGTCTCTCCTGCATTAAGTTTGGAGAGCAGGCTTATAGCCAGCGCTTGGTGTGATGATTCATTACTCTTTAAAGCGTCTATCATTATAGGAATGCCTCTTTTATCTTTAAGTTTTATCAAAGCTTCTCCAATGGCAAAAGAAAAGGTATTATCTGGGTCAGTAATCATTTCGGCCAGAATAGGCAGGGCTGAAGGATCCTGAAGATTTCCCAGGACGTGGGCTGCGGATATTCTGATATCTTTTTCCTTGAGAGCGACGGAGATAATTGGGATGACCTCGTAAGCTGTCATTTGGCTTAAGGATTCTTCAATTCGCGTTCGGTAGAGAAGGTTTGGTGTTCGTAAAGTTTCAACCAGGGCAGCTACTGCGGATTTCCCAAAAAGTCTAAGTTTGGCGCTGATTTCCGGAATATTAGCCGTCTCAGATTCTAAGGATTTAACTAGCTTGTTTAGCTGCTCAGGCATTGATGAGTCATTTTTAGGGCGTTCATTGTGCATTATTTCTTCACGCAATATTTTTAATTCAAAACGGATGTACTCAAGCGCTTTTTTATCCTCATCGCTGGAGTTAGAAATGTCTTGGAGTTGCCTTGTGATTAATTGATTTTTTTTCTCTATTTCCGCTA containing:
- the rpsO gene encoding 30S ribosomal protein S15, producing the protein MPLTIEKKQDVVKKYQVHKNDTGSPEVQVAIWTEWINELTEHFKRHPKDNNSRRGLLVIIGKRSALLKYLSKQDPVRYQKLIKQLGIRK
- a CDS encoding DUF58 domain-containing protein; this encodes MKEEIFDNDFLKRLEAIKQMLKKVLMAGTAGERVSRQKGGRVEFLDHRGYSAGDETRYIDWNLFGRTEKLYVKEFASEQSRPVYVLVDNSESMRDKSVYAKQLAVVMGYAGLVLGGDVKFGLFPGSDGRIILSTVFRADKDLSKLLGFVGKQPAAGRTDIGSALSQMDKSLVRKGLLILVSDLLEDDSRSAHDALIRFIKRGFQVNVMHVISEPEANPAFGGRAVLHDAETGESRLIKMDKSVKDAYQKRLAGYSDEWKSFSHQHDIQYFYVRTSTPLEDIVVNFLKAGGLLR
- a CDS encoding BatA domain-containing protein, with the protein product MIFQNPLWLLGLLVTPLVVWLVWMYKRPIHLLVSSVILWRKLPDAETSSRTRWQWVLSMVCYVLVVVLLVLALAQPGIYLNQETPRHVIVLIDNSVSMSSFVSDTDKSRLSIVQEKIEDVLSRLNQSDTVSVVHLQGALNGLNKQSAVEYLKDIKFAKIGGNFDELIKQINSSIIAESKKKLLSLIICSDKMPPEEVLGLLSFKPLFILVGGPSNNKAIIKANDSPTPNKPGFVDIFAMVRNYSGLSAYFPAELYDNDGKIISSINVNIPAGGEYPIVFSDIPDKQKEYTIRINIRDELMADNEVRVWVGEKGLKICLIGAKNEAVLKALVAANGAGQVNYISYDQFVLISALDMDKYDLCIFNDIMPGVLPARSVIINPPDGKNFGRELQLLYDVSGLITPTNLAITDQTAPIFTCVNLDNIHVKSAKRLMINDRDHFKPLVKSMDDVIVGEFSKDGKYCLIIGFDVEWNKDSNWALMTSFPIFWANIVNKIKSEGLDIGAVYGEDESNNSGNSRNDLEQVFFGSQEKELVQKELGWYLMMMTCVVIVTAWILE
- a CDS encoding glycosyltransferase family 9 protein encodes the protein MLAPKKIKSILVLRLGGIGDVVMATPVFRALKAHFSNARITLLSEEPGAEVVRGAPYVDELLPFRELYTYRRKSLMALPMNIKSFIEELRLAKTLLQRRYDIFVDLHMLYGFKNAIRPMMIGCFSRAPIRVGLDTDRHSLLMNIRVPDSAFRMRHLVDRSLDVIGALGVDTSNRQTEVWITEADRKFARELLDKNIDLNDKLLIGIHAGANPWALVRQSWPLERFAAVADILSEKYGAKIVFTGGRSEISLIEQATLLMKKKPFIAAGLTTLKQAAALMERCHLFISNDTGPMHMAVAMKTPTIGIFGPGNWPALGTYAPETNFIMVRKDIDCWPCHNLKCATRACMERIAVDDVVSAAGKQISKLYANKFGK
- a CDS encoding glycosyltransferase family 4 protein — translated: MLTNSGNRRRKIVYVITRLIRGGAQKVCFDIIASLKDKYDITLISGTETGVEGSLWVEFKSISNINIRQLAQLVRGIAPFKDTIALIRLYWFFRSYNPDVVHCHTSKAGFLGCLAAKLTGVPNIIWSPHGHIFSADAQIPQVTGLSMSIFYWFWKLTCWCSNTVIALTESDKKDQVMLGLAPDKKFRVVYNGLDALVNGADKIPEIKGQPILGVIGRLSPEKGQEYLLKAISILKPQYPQINLLVVGDGGQRKYLHSVSEQLQITSLVTFTGLVENIHPFVSKMDIVVLPSLYESFGLVLLEAMAMKKPVIASNVNGIPEIVENGKSGILVAPRDAQALAVAIQKLIDNPVLANTMGQNGFDRFIKLFTREQMIVKIKTIYGH
- a CDS encoding GIY-YIG nuclease family protein, whose translation is MAIKRLKKSINNFPENPGIYIMRDRRNDIIYVGKAKSLKHRVANYFSKALDNKTFALMSRVKNIEYKIAGSEIEALLLEARLVRDEQPKYNVRLRDDKSFPGIAISKEKFPRVFIVREYGIEKNKNIEYFGPFVNIKNLRVVLKVLQRVFRFRVCRQMDNKKGCLLHHIDLCAAPCLKRISSSDYQSSISLLKQFLNGSLDNYKSGLLNKLKNDKSRGRPELITRCRHQTDILKRIAQNSLPGEQMLNSDKLSGIKAIQCALKMDQLPRFMAAIDISDIKGTAAVGAIVTFYDGLPYKDGYRRYRIKTAIEGQADDYYRIKEVITRYIQRQLNEKNSFPDIILIDGGKGHLNTVIEVLYNIKDRTKLPIFIALAKKNEKLYTFENGKIKEISISEKGMKIFQYLRDEAHRFAQAYHHLLRRKALIKGSL
- the rsmD gene encoding 16S rRNA (guanine(966)-N(2))-methyltransferase RsmD; translation: MKILGGSAKGMNLFSLDDNSVRPALARMRNSLFNIMAPIIPGTVCLDLFAGTGALGLEALSRGADFCIFSENNRRCFDVLSRNIAKLKVNDKSQVLFINAFSISEHLASNRLIDVIFVDPPYKYYNDNLIRPRLIELLDSLVEKGLVNPDGRVIVEHSQKQFSDAEFKMLVLYDIREYGQTKLSFFHPKA